From Rutidosis leptorrhynchoides isolate AG116_Rl617_1_P2 chromosome 3, CSIRO_AGI_Rlap_v1, whole genome shotgun sequence, a single genomic window includes:
- the LOC139896561 gene encoding uncharacterized protein — MILRFLLILEMLLSEFDATVNDIEHNRESYKAEFEKEKARLVGLLEKETLIIQEWEKKYNDLRIKEEIMTKEIEDYNSISKNEISAQLTLKKKEFGEVATKVKALREKVMELDPEKLQEGDEVSYIDKLKQMVEKKVKEGKKLQEILDELKDTNNVLKEETKVDFLGTSISMLEKRIEELEEEGRKGTHDLKWAIVIGDLFKEQMAKAI; from the exons ATGATCCTTCGTTTCCTCTTGAT ATTAGAGATGTTACTCTCGGAATTCGACGCTACCGTCAATGATATAGAACATAATAGAGAATCATACAAAGCTGAATTTGAAAAAGAGAAAGCACGGCTAGTTGGTTTGCTGGAAAAGGAAACATTAATCATACAAGAGTGGGAAAAGAAATATAATGATCTGAGAATTAAAGAGGAGATCATGACAAAAGAAATAGAAGATTACAACTCCATTAGCAAAAATGAAATCTCAGCTCAGTTAACACTGAAAAAAAAAGAGTTTGGAGAGGTGGCGACAAAAGTGAAAGCACTTAGAGAAAAGGTTATGGAGCTTGATCCTGAAAAGCTTCAAGAAGGAGATGAAGTCAGTTACATTGACAAACTGAAACAGATGGTTGAAAAGAAGGTCAAAGAAGGGAAAAAGTTGCAAGAGATACTTGATGAATTGAAGGACACCAATAATGTTTTAAAAGAGGAAACCAAGGTTGATTTTTTGGGAACATCAATTAGCATGCTGGAGAAAAGAATcgaagaactggaagaggagggGAGAAAAGGCACTCACGATCTGAAATGGGCCATTGTCATTGGTGATTTGTTCAAAGAACAAATGGCAAAGGCGATATGA